The Staphylococcus saprophyticus subsp. saprophyticus ATCC 15305 = NCTC 7292 genome contains the following window.
GGATGAAATCATTGTATCAAGTACTTCAATTGAGGTTATGCCAGTTGTTAAATTAAACGGTGAAAATGTCGGTGATGGTCAAGTTGGTTCGATAACAAAATCATTGCAAGAAGGATTTAACAGATACATTGATACACATAGTTAATATTTTCAATAAATAGATAGAAAATATAACAAAAATTCATATTAAATTATGTTATAATGCTAACTGAGCCGTTTGAAAGAAACTAATAGAAATAAGAAAGTAAAAAGTGACTTTTTGTTTCTCATTATTGGTTGAAATTCATACCCAAACATTATAAAATCTTTTATGAGTCTTGAAATTGAACGAGAAAAATTTCTTGAAAAAAGATAGAGAAATATTAAAAAATATGCTCTGTTTGGGTTTCTTTTATGGTATGCTATAAAAGTTACTATAATTTGAAAATCAGTTATTTATAATTTTAAAAATTAACTTGAGCCACATGGGACATTATGCTAGTCATAACACTTGAGACAGCATAAATTATGGTTGAAGTTTAAAAAATTTGCTATAGAAAATGATTATATATGGCTCTCGAAAAATGTTTTTCAGGAGCCATTTTCTAATTGAAAGTGAGGTGAACGTGTTGGAGCAGTTTTATCAATTGGGATGGACGCTTGACTCAGCAGGCGGTGCATCGGGTGAGGCATACATGGCCGAACAGGATGGACAAAAATTATTCTTAAAAAGAAATTCAAATCCATTTATAGCTGCATTATCAGCTGAAGGTATTGTGCCTAAACTTGTATGGACGAAACGCATTGAAACTGGCGAAGTTGTAACAGCACAACATTGGAAAAATGGTAGAGAACTTACTTTCAATGAAATGCATGAACAACGTGTAGCGAATTTATTGAAAAAAATTCATAGTTCAAAGACATTATTAAACATGCTAAAACGTATGGAAATGGAACCTATCACGCCAGATATTTTATTAAATAAAATAAATGCTTCGTTATCAAGAGATGTACTGACACATCACGTGGTTAGAAAAGCTTTAACGTATTTGGAAGATCACATACCTAACTTAGATCCTCGTTTCTTTACAGTTGTTCATGGTGATGTTAACCATAATAATTGGTTGTTATCAGATCATGATGAGCTATATCTCGTTGATTGGGAAGGTGCAATGATTGCTGATCCCGCAATTGATTTAGGTATGCTGCTATACAATTACGTTCCAGAAAATAAATGGCCAGAGTGGTTAAACGTGTATGGTACAAAAGATTCAATGGATTTACAAAAACGTATGAAGTGGTATACCGTTGTACAATCTATCGGTATGGTTCAATGGTATGAAGAACAAAAACGTTACAAAGATATGAATATGTGGCTAACTTTTTTAAATCAAGTGATGAATAATAATGCTTTTATATAAGGAGTTATCAAAATGAGAATGCGCTATAAGCCTTGGGCAGAGGACTACTTAAAAAAAGAACCGAATATAGTTGATATCGATGGTAGTCATGCAGGGCGAATCAGTGAATGGTTTGATAATGATCAACCGATTTATATTGAAGTAGGATCAGGTAGGGGTCAATTCATAACTACGCTTGCAGCAAAACATCCCGAAATAAACTTTATCTCTATGGAAAGAGAGAAAAGTGTTATGATAAAAGTCTTAGATAAAGTTATTGAACAAGGCTTAACAAATATCAAGTTAATTTGTAATGATGCAATTGAACTTAACGATTATTTCAAAGATGGAGAAGTATCAAGATTATACCTTAATTTCTCAGATCCATGGCCTAAAAAAAGACATACTAAACGTCGTTTGACATATCAAACATACCTAGCATTGTATAAACAAGTTTTAAAAGATGATGGTGAAATCCATTTTAAAACAGACAATCGTGGTCTGTTTGCATATAGTTTAGAAAGTATGTCTCAATTTGGTATGTATTTTACAAAAATCAACCTGAATTTGCATGAAGAAGATGATGAAGAGAATATTGAGACTGAATACGAAAGAAAATTTTCTGATAAAGGTTCAAGAATTTATCGTATGGAAGCTAAGTTTCATTAAATATAATTACGCACTCAATTGATAGGACATAGGTTCTATCAATTTTTTTATGTCCAAATTAAGATTTTTATAATTTAATGTAAATAGAATTGTGCTAATTTAAATGTACTTATGTCCAATATTTTACCTAGAACATTGTTTGTATTACTATTAATATTAAGTAGTTATTGTGTTTATATTTTACGAGGAGGATAAGTAGATGAAATTAGGGGATTTTCGTATACATTATTTAAATGGTGGTATCACTCACATTGATGGTGGCGCAATGTTTGGCGTGGTGCCTAAGGCGTTATGGACTAAAAAATATGAAGTGAATGATAAGAATCAAATTCCATTACCAACGCATCCAATATTAATACAATCAAACGATTATAATATTATCATTGATACAGGTATAGGTTCAGGAAAATTAACAGATAAAGAACGTAGAAATTTTGGAGCTCATTATGAAAGCCAAATTAGTGAAGACTTAAAGGCTTTAGATTTAACGACTGCAGATATTGATTATGTATTAATGACACATTTACATTTCGATCATGCTGCTGGATTAACAGATAATGAGGGTAATTCAATTTTTAATAAAGCAATCCATGTGATTCAACAAGATGAATGGCATGAATTTCAAAGCCCTAATATACGCAGTAAATCAACATATTGGCCAAAGAATAATGGAGATTTTAAAAAACGATTACTATTGTTTGAAAATGAAATCGAAATAGTGCCAGGTATTAAAATGATTCATACGGGCGGTCATAGTTTTGGTCATGCAATCATTACAATTGAAAGTCAGAATGAAAAAGCGGTGCATATGGGTGATATTTTTCCAACAACTGCACATAGAAATCCATTATGGGTTACAGCTTATGATGATTACCCTATGCAATCAATTAGAGAAAAAGAACGTTTAGTACCGTATTATATTCATCAAAATTATTGGTTTTTATATTATCATGATGTGAATTATTTTGCGGTGAAATTTGATAAGCAAAATATAACTGAATTTGATACATTTATTTCTAGGAATTAAAAAGGTTAAAGCTAAGCGGCACATGAATAAGAAGATATTCTGAGTTAGAATATGTTTGTCATCGTGTCGCTATGGCTTTAACCTTCTATCATTTGCATTCAATGATATCTAATATTTCACCTGTTTTGGCATCAGCATAAAAGTCATAATATGTAAGTGTGTTATGGTTTCGTGTCGTAATGCCACCTTGAAAAGCAATGATTTTTGAATCGGATTTTGTATACGTCATCGGCACTTTTAATATATATGATCCTATAACATTCATAAAATAAGTTTTTACTTCTTTAGTGATTTTTTCAGGATCTCGATATTGGATATGTTTTCGACGTTTATAAAAATAAATTGATCCTGCAATTGTAGTTAGGAAAAATAATAAGAGGATGAACCAATTTTTTTTATTTAACATAACATAATCTACCCCCAATAAAGTCATATTTATAGTTTACCATAATGAAGATGATATAATAAATATTAAGGAGTGAGAGACGTTGAACATAGATAAAAGTAAAACATTGAATAGAATGAAAACATTAACAGAATTACATGGTGTAGCAGGTTTTGAAGAAAATGTAAAATCATATTTGAAAGCAGAAATGGAACCATTTGTGGATGAATTTGTTTATAATCGTATGGGCGGATTTTACGGTGTTAAACGTTCGAAATCAAGTAATCCAAAACGAATCATGGTTGCTGCACATATGGATGAAATTGGTTTCATGGTCACAAATATCACGTCAAATGGTATGCTACAATTTACTAATTTAGGTGGCGTTGCAAACGATATATGGCAAGGCCAAAGGCTAAAAGTTAGAACGCGAAATAATGATGAGATTACAGGTATTGTAGCTAATATTCCGAAACATTTTAGAACTGGAAATGAAGGAGCACCTAAAATAGAAGATTTATTATTGGATATTGG
Protein-coding sequences here:
- a CDS encoding phosphotransferase family protein is translated as MEQFYQLGWTLDSAGGASGEAYMAEQDGQKLFLKRNSNPFIAALSAEGIVPKLVWTKRIETGEVVTAQHWKNGRELTFNEMHEQRVANLLKKIHSSKTLLNMLKRMEMEPITPDILLNKINASLSRDVLTHHVVRKALTYLEDHIPNLDPRFFTVVHGDVNHNNWLLSDHDELYLVDWEGAMIADPAIDLGMLLYNYVPENKWPEWLNVYGTKDSMDLQKRMKWYTVVQSIGMVQWYEEQKRYKDMNMWLTFLNQVMNNNAFI
- the trmB gene encoding tRNA (guanosine(46)-N7)-methyltransferase TrmB, whose translation is MRMRYKPWAEDYLKKEPNIVDIDGSHAGRISEWFDNDQPIYIEVGSGRGQFITTLAAKHPEINFISMEREKSVMIKVLDKVIEQGLTNIKLICNDAIELNDYFKDGEVSRLYLNFSDPWPKKRHTKRRLTYQTYLALYKQVLKDDGEIHFKTDNRGLFAYSLESMSQFGMYFTKINLNLHEEDDEENIETEYERKFSDKGSRIYRMEAKFH
- a CDS encoding YtnP family quorum-quenching lactonase codes for the protein MKLGDFRIHYLNGGITHIDGGAMFGVVPKALWTKKYEVNDKNQIPLPTHPILIQSNDYNIIIDTGIGSGKLTDKERRNFGAHYESQISEDLKALDLTTADIDYVLMTHLHFDHAAGLTDNEGNSIFNKAIHVIQQDEWHEFQSPNIRSKSTYWPKNNGDFKKRLLLFENEIEIVPGIKMIHTGGHSFGHAIITIESQNEKAVHMGDIFPTTAHRNPLWVTAYDDYPMQSIREKERLVPYYIHQNYWFLYYHDVNYFAVKFDKQNITEFDTFISRN